A DNA window from Naumovozyma dairenensis CBS 421 chromosome 10, complete genome contains the following coding sequences:
- the UTP21 gene encoding rRNA-processing protein UTP21 (similar to Saccharomyces cerevisiae UTP21 (YLR409C); ancestral locus Anc_4.275), translating into MTQIVKKRKTIDSDVVTAKQASKVFSPFRIVGNVSNGVPFAVGTLGSTFYIVTSIGKSFQIYDANNLHLLFISEKETESPITTLATHFHHVFVGFDNKVGIYKRGIQEHLIALEDTKAHVKQICVFGEYLCIGTDDNSIFIYKKKLSQDKYATDFYTKLSITPLQGGPMISIHHLATYLNKIVVVTKNNVLLFNIRTGKLLYSSPEFPDQITAAEPAPALDIIALGTITGDIIMFNMKKGKKIRTIKMPNLKISTISFRTDGSPHICIGTHSGDLVFYDLNRRSRIHVLKNIHRESFGGVTKSTFLNGQPILVTSGGDNSLKEYVFDPSLSTTTNDIDGGENVVQPPRFLRSRGGHSQPPSAITFADDESHFLLSASRDKSLWGFSLRKDAQSQELSQRVHKKQDGGRVAGSTIKEKFPEIISMAIENARIGDWENIVTAHKDEKFARTWDMRNKRVGRWSLKLTDDGVVKSVALSQCGNFAFVGSSNGGIHVYNMQSGILRKKYKLHKKAVTGIALDGMNRKMVSCGLDGLVGFYDFNKSTLLGRLQLDAPITSMVYHRSSDLFALALDDLSIIVIDAMTQRVVRQLWGHSNRITSLDFSPDGRWIVSASLDSTIRTWDLPTGGCIDGIKLDNVATNLKFSPHGDMLATTHVLGNGICIWTNRAQFKAISTRSINEEEFEKLLLPNGSLSGNETLLSGAFDDSIQEEDSGMDLNMYSSLEQINESLLTLSMGPRNKMKTLLNLDVIRERSKPKEAVKKPEKAPFFLQLSGEKVGDEASGREGVSIEETPEKIAQREMANNKIIDAEEQLNKFKPTKGHAVFESKFTKLLREGHEIDNYELFLNNLVTLSPGTIDLEIRSINAFEPFDEIVWFIESLTQGLKSNKNFELYEAFMSLLFKAHGDVIHSNNRDVGINEALKKWEEVHKQDDDKLEELVKFCSGVISFVSTA; encoded by the coding sequence ATGACCCAAATTgttaaaaaaagaaaaaccaTCGACAGTGATGTTGTCACTGCCAAACAGGCATCCAAAGTCTTCTCACCATTTAGAATCGTTGGTAATGTCAGCAATGGTGTCCCATTCGCCGTAGGTACTTTAGGATCCACATTCTATATTGTTACTAGTATTGGtaaatcttttcaaatatatgatGCCAACAATTTACATCTTTTATTCATCTCTGAAAAGGAAACTGAATCTCCCATCACTACATTAGCGACACATTTCCATCATGTATTTGTCGGGTTCGATAATAAAGTCGGAATCTACAAACGTGGTATTCAAGAACATTTAATTGCACTAGAAGATACTAAAGCCCATGTCAAGCAAATCTGTGTCTTTGGTGAATATTTATGTATCGGAACAGACGACAattccattttcatttacaaaaagaaattatctCAAGACAAATATGCAACAGACTTCTATACCAAACTATCAATCACACCATTACAAGGTGGACCAATGATCTCAATCCATCATTTAGCCACATACCTAAACAAGATTGTGGTGGTCACCAAGAACAACGTCTTACTTTTCAACATTCGTACGGGGAAACTATTATATTCCTCTCCTGAGTTCCCTGACCAAATCACTGCAGCAGAACCTGCCCCTGCATTAGATATTATCGCTCTAGGTACAATCACAGGGGACATAATCATGTTCAATATGAAGAAGGGTAAAAAAATCCGTACCATAAAGATgccaaatttgaaaatctCCACCATCTCATTCAGAACAGACGGATCCCCTCATATATGTATTGGTACTCATTCAGGAGACCTAGTATTTTATGACCTGAATCGTCGTTCTCGTATCCATGTTCTGAAAAACATTCATAGAGAAAGTTTCGGTGGTGTAACTAAATCCACATTCTTGAACGGTCAACCCATTCTCGTAACTTCAGGTGGTgataattcattgaaagaGTATGTGTTTGATCCATCATTATCCACCACTACAAATGATATAGACGGAGGAGAGAATGTGGTGCAACCTCCAAGATTCTTACGTTCTAGAGGTGGTCACTCTCAACCTCCTAGTGCGATCACGTttgctgatgatgaatctCATTTCTTGTTGTCTGCTTCTAGAGATAAATCATTATGGGGGTTTTCTTTAAGGAAAGATGCACAATCTCAAGAATTATCACAAAGGGTTCATAAGAAACAAGATGGTGGGAGAGTTGCTGGTAGTACAATTAAAGAGAAATTCCCtgaaattatttctatGGCAATTGAAAATGCTAGGATTGGTGATTGGGAAAATATCGTGACTGCTcataaagatgaaaaatttgcCAGAACTTGGGATATGCGTAATAAAAGAGTTGGGAGATGGAGTTTGAAATTGACAGATGATGGTGTTGTGAAATCAGTTGCTTTGTCACAATGTGGTAATTTTGCCTTTGTGGGGTCATCAAATGGTGGTATTCATGTGTATAATATGCAAAGTGGTATTTTACgtaagaaatataaattgCATAAGAAGGCAGTTACAGGAATTGCATTAGATGGTATGAATCGTAAGATGGTTTCATGTGGTCTTGATGGTCTTGTTGGGTTTTatgatttcaataaatctaCTTTGCTAGGTAGATTACAATTAGATGCACCAATCACATCTATGGTTTATCATCGTTCATCAGATTTATTTGCCCTAGCGTTAGatgatttatcaattattgTCATTGATGCGATGACTCAAAGGGTTGTTCGTCAATTATGGGGTCATAGTAATAGAATTACATCATTAGATTTTTCACCAGATGGTCGTTGGATTGTTTCTGCTTCATTAGATTCTACGATTAGAACATGGGATTTACCAACAGGTGGATGTATTGATGGTATTAAATTAGATAATGTTGCAacgaatttgaaattttcacCACATGGTGATATGTTAGCTACAACACATGTATTGGGGAATGGTATTTGTATATGGACTAATAGAGCTCAATTTAAAGCTATTTCGACAAGAAGTatcaatgaagaagaatttgaaaaactattattaccaaaTGGGTCACTTTCTGGGAATGAAACATTGTTAAGTGGGGCCTTTGATGATTCTATTCAAGAGGAAGACTCTGGCATGGATTTGAATATGTATAGTTCATTGGaacaaattaatgaatcGTTATTAACGTTATCTATGGGTCCAAGAAACAAGATGAAGACACTATTAAACCTGGACGTTATTAGAGAAAGATCTAAACCCAAGGAAGCTGTAAAGAAACCAGAAAAGGCTCCatttttccttcaattATCAGGTGAAAAGGTAGGTGATGAAGCAAGTGGTAGAGAAGGTGTTAGCATTGAGGAGACTCCAGAAAAAATTGCGCAACGTGAAATGGcgaataataaaataattgatgctgaagaacaattaaataaattcaaaccTACAAAGGGGCATGCTGTATTTGAATCTAAATTTACCAAATTATTGAGAGAAGGTCATGAAATTGATAACTATGAATTATTCTTAAACAATTTGGTTACTTTATCACCTGGTACCATTGATTTAGAAATTAGATCAATCAATGCCTTTGAACCgtttgatgaaattgtttGGTTTATTGAATCGTTAACACAAGGTTTGAAAAGTAATAagaattttgaattatatgaagCATTTATgagtttattatttaaagcACATGGCGATGTCATTCATAGTAACAATCGTGATGTTGGTATCAATGAAGCATTAAAGAAATGGGAAGAGGTGCATAAACAAGATGATGACAAATTAGAAGAGTTGGTTAAATTCTGTTCAGGTGTCATTAGTTTTGTATCGACGGCATGA
- the VIP1 gene encoding inositol polyphosphate kinase VIP1 (similar to Saccharomyces cerevisiae VIP1 (YLR410W); ancestral locus Anc_4.276): MTEKAKPGTPSAVSNGPRNIIIEPTNNHLEEDPITVTSAVSPLFLNKSTKKAMESIAPILEGFSPKTSASENTSLKLPPAGTPTTSECMDDIDVDTTLQRTLSTSSQKDSSFIESNPNSLSPSELLNLLDTKNQNDQPGKLDSILDQTESNNNEIAVIDSNEPISTLSPHSKPTTTTENAATSVSSTSSSRKSSTTQLKKPSLPKIGKIGVCAMDAKVLSKPMRHILNRLIENDEFDTIIFGDKVILDETIENWPTCDFLISFFSAGFPLNKAINYVKLRKPFIINDLLMQKVLWDRRLCLQILQNSKVPTPARLEISRDGGPRADKELRAKLAEMGVDIKPVKEPDWEMIDEDTLRVDDKIMKKPFVEKPVDGEDHNIYIYYHSKNGGGGRRLFRKVGNKSSEFDPNLSTPRLEGSYIYEEFMDTDNFEDVKAYTIGETFCHAETRKSPVVDGIVRRNTHGKEVRYVTELSKEEQDIARRVCTAFQQMICGFDLLRVAGKSYVIDVNGFSFVKDNQVYYDSCARILRETFIQAKKKMDIEKRNLPVIREEKSQKWVFKGLVTIIRHADRTPKQKFKHSFTSPIFISLLKGHKEEVVIRNINDLKIVLQALQIAIEEKAEDITKLKILSNALEKKLNFPGTKIQLKPVMNGENEVIKVQFILKWGGEPTHSALYQATELGEQMRQDFDLLNKSILQNITIFSSSERRVLLSAQFWAMALFGADELGNDEIRIRKDLLDDSNAAKDLMDKVKKQLKPLLREGKKAPDQFAWPGKMPEPYLVIKRVVELMNYHKKIMDHNFATKNVSEMQTRWCCGEDPSLFKERWDKLFKEFVTVEKADPSKISELYDTMKYDALHNRQFLENIFDPGESNELIGEEMSKRSLVDRYPYQYLAKNNFKIIDSHSHNSSGTNLHNGSSSNSSKNLNSVGSLGWVLESSKTTRTNSESSSSSPFDDPKFMQLRELYKLAKVLFDFICPKEYGIQDSEKLDIGLLTSLPLAKQILNDINDMKNRESPACVSYFTKESHIYTLLNIIYESGIPMRIARNALPELDYLSQINFELYESTDSNGQRAHSIRLKMSPGCHTQDPLDVQLDDRHYISCIPKISLTKHLDMDYFQQKLRNKFTRVRMPSKFTPVNITSPNLSFRKEDFINKKKTKSKSKPRMKSKFSLSSSTASIASSSSSVPNSNRETPGLDMGSSSCSESADGTPVPWSIEKENE; the protein is encoded by the coding sequence ATGACTGAAAAAGCCAAGCCTGGTACCCCCTCTGCAGTTTCAAATGGGCCCAGaaacatcatcattgaaCCAACAAACAACCATCTCGAGGAAGACCCTATTACTGTTACTTCTGCCGTATCacctttatttttgaataaaagTACAAAAAAGGCTATGGAATCCATTGCTCCTATTTTAGAAGGATTCAGTCCCAAGACTTCTGCAAGTGAAAAtacttctttgaaattacCTCCAGCTGGAACACCAACAACATCAGAATGTATGGACGATATAGATGTAGATACAACTTTACAAAGAACATTGAGTACATCATCTCAAAAggattcttcttttatcGAATCTAATccaaattcattatctcCTTCAGAACTATTGAATTTACTCGATACTAAGAATCAAAATGATCAACCGGGGAAATTAGATTCTATACTAGACCAAACAGAGAGCAATAACAACGAGATTGCTGTGATCGACTCCAATGAACCGATATCCACACTATCCCCTCATTCAAAACCTACGACCACAACCGAGAACGCAGCAACATCTGTATCATCcacttcatcatcaaggAAATCCTCCACCacacaattgaaaaaaccTTCATTACCCAAAATTGGTAAAATTGGTGTATGCGCTATGGACGCCAAAGTCCTCTCCAAACCGATGCGTCATATCTTAAATCGTctcattgaaaatgatgaattcgATACAATAATCTTCGGTGACAAAGTTATCCTTGATGAAACCATTGAAAATTGGCCCACCTGTGATTTCCTCATTTCATTCTTTTCCGCAGGGTTCCCCTTAAATAAAGCTATCAATTATGTCAAATTAAGGAAACCTTTCATTATTAACGATTTGCTTATGCAGAAAGTTTTATGGGATAGAAGATTATGTTTACAAATCTTGCAAAATTCAAAAGTGCCTACCCCTGCAAGATTGGAGATTAGTAGAGATGGTGGACCAAGAGCAGATAAGGAACTTAGAGCGAAATTAGCTGAAATGGGGGTCGATATCAAACCTGTTAAGGAACCCGATTGGGAAATGATAGATGAGGATACGTTGAGAGTCGATGATAAGATTATGAAAAAACCATTCGTGGAGAAACCTGTGGATGGTGAAGAtcataatatttatatttattatcattctAAAaatggtggtggtggtcGTAGATTGTTTCGTAAAGTTGGAAATAAATCTTCAGAATTTGATCCTAATTTGTCAACACCACGATTGGAAGGTTCGTATATTTATGAAGAGTTTATGGATACAGATAATTTTGAGGATGTTAAGGCATATACCATTGGTGAAACTTTTTGTCATGCTGAAACTAGGAAATCTCCCGTCGTAGATGGGATTGTTAGAAGAAATACTCATGGGAAAGAGGTTAGATATGTGACAGAATTATCTAAAGAGGAACAAGATATTGCTAGACGTGTCTGTACAGCGTTCCAACAAATGATTTGTGGgtttgatttattaagaGTCGCGGGGAAAAGTTATGTTATTGATGTCAATGGATTCTCATTCGTTAAAGATAATCAAGTTTATTATGATTCATGTGCAAGAATCTTGAGGGAAACTTTTATTCAAGCTAAAAAGAAGATGGATATTGAGAAAAGGAATTTACCTGTTATTAGAGAGGAGAAAAGTCAAAAATGGGTATTTAAAGGTCTTGTTACGATTATTAGACATGCTGATAGAACTCCAAAGCAAAAATTTAAACATTCATTCACTTCACCAATTTTTATATCCTTGTTAAAGGGCcataaagaagaagttgtcattagaaatattaatgatttgaaaattgtttTACAAGCTTTACAAATTGCCATCGAGGAAAAAGCTGAAGACATTAcgaaattaaagattttatcTAATGCATTAGAGAAAAAACTAAATTTCCCCGGAAccaaaattcaattaaaacCAGTTATGAATGGTGAGAATGAAGTCATCAAAgttcaatttattttgaaatggGGTGGTGAACCAACTCATTCTGCCTTGTACCAGGCGACAGAATTAGGTGAACAAATGAGAcaagattttgatttattaaataaaagtaTCTTGCAAAATATTACCATCTTTTCCTCATCTGAAAGAAGAGTTCTTTTATCAGCTCAATTTTGGGCAATGGCATTATTTGGTGCAGATGAATTGGGGAATGATGAAATTCGTATACGgaaagatttattagatgataGTAATGCTGCGAAAGATTTAATGGATAAAGTTAAAAAGCAATTGAAACCATTATTAAGAGAAGGTAAAAAGGCACCAGATCAATTTGCATGGCCAGGTAAGATGCCAGAACCATATTTAGTTATTAAACGTGTTGTtgaattgatgaattatcaTAAAAAGATTATGGATCATAATTTTGCTACGAAAAATGTTTCAGAGATGCAAACACGTTGGTGTTGTGGTGAAGATCCAAgtttatttaaagaaagatgggataaattatttaaagaatttgttACTGTTGAAAAAGCTGATCCATCAAAGATATCTGAATTATATGATACAATGAAATATGATGCCCTACATAATAGacaatttttggaaaatatatttgatcCTGGCGAATCGAATGAATTAATAGGAGAAGAAATGAGTAAAAGATCATTGGTGGATCGTTATCCGTATCAATATTTAGccaaaaataatttcaaaattattgatagtCATAGTCACAATAGTTCAGGAACTAATCTTCATAATGGTAGTAGTTCTAATTCTAGTAAGAATTTGAATAGTGTTGGATCACTTGGATGGGTATTAGAAAGTAGTAAAACTACAAGGACAAATTCtgaatcttcatcatcatcaccatttGATGACCCAAAATTCATGCAATTAAGAGAATTATATAAGTTGGCTAaagtattatttgatttcatttgCCCCAAGGAATATGGTATTCAAGattctgaaaaattagatattGGGTTACTTACTTCGTTACCATTAGCGaaacaaatattgaatgatattaatgatatgaaaaataGAGAATCACCTGCATGCGtttcatattttacaaaggAATCACATATCTATACcttattgaatattatttatgaATCAGGGATTCCAATGAGAATTGCAAGGAATGCATTACCTGAACTTGATTATTTATCtcaaataaattttgaattatatgaaaGTACAGATAGTAATGGGCAAAGAGCACATTCTATAAGGCTGAAAATGTCACCAGGTTGTCATACACAAGATCCATTAGATGTTCAATTAGATGATAGACATTATATCAGTTGTATTCCTAAGATTTCATTAACTAAACATCTTGATATGGATTATTTCcaacaaaaattaagaaataaatttacTAGAGTTAGAATGCCATCCAAATTTACACCGGTCAATATTACCAGTCCAAATTTAAGTTTCCGTAAGGAAGATTTCAtaaataagaagaagacaaaGAGTAAGAGTAAGCCTAGAATGAAATCTAAGTTTAGTTTAAGTTCATCAACAGCCAGTATTGCATCGTCGTCATCAAGTGTACCGAATTCTAACAGAGAAACTCCTGGTCTTGATATGGGATCATCATCATGTTCAGAATCTGCAGACGGTACCCCAGTACCATGGTCTATCGAGAAGGAAAACGAATAA
- the CTR3 gene encoding high-affinity Cu transporter CTR3 (similar to Saccharomyces cerevisiae CTR3 (YLR411W); ancestral locus Anc_4.277), translated as MDGMLMSMSSSTSATAATPTMTSMLMSMASSSATATNNMDMAATATATSSAAAMGGMGGMGGMGSANACKISMLWNWYTINTCFIARSWKNDTRGKFAGSCIGCFLLVLIAQWLNRISRQLDVELVKRHSQVQWAKYIVEKQEFTDGSSSQKSDEKEIHTGKATELSNESSFMTLIVALGKTLSHYWFLNFIGNGDLREDSDDLFLKTKKQCNSGTTNAQTNAVFPSLLDHIARSFLFLVQWGLSYIIMLLFMYYNGYIIISCGLGALFGRLIFNYEPLATFNSSSIDGNLAHDKESNDRKCCF; from the coding sequence ATGGATGGTATGCTAATGTCAATGAGTTCAAGTACCTCTGCTACGGCTGCTACACCCACCATGACAAGCATGTTAATGTCAATGGCCTCCTCCTCGGCAACGGCCACTAACAATATGGATATGGCGGCTACCGCTACCGCTACATCTTCGGCCGCTGCTATGGGTGGAATGGGTGGAATGGGTGGTATGGGATCTGCTAATGCATGTAAGATTTCCATGTTATGGAATTGGTACACAATTAATACATGTTTCATTGCTAGATCCTGGAAGAATGATACAAGGGGTAAGTTTGCTGGTTCTTGTATTGGTTGTTTCTTACTAGTATTGATTGCTCAATGGTTGAATAGAATTTCAAGACAGTTGGATGTAGAATTAGTTAAGAGACATAGTCAAGTTCAATGGGCTAAATATATTGTTGAGAAGCAAGAGTTTACTGATGGAAGTAGCTCTCAAAAGAGTGACGAAAAAGAGATTCATACAGGTAAGGCAACGGAATTGAGTAACGAAAGTTCTTTCATGACTTTGATAGTTGCATTGGGGAAGACTTTGTCTCATTATTGGTTCCTCAATTTTATTGGCAATGGGGATTTAAGAGAAGATTCTGATgatttgtttttgaaaacTAAGAAGCAATGTAATTCGGGCACTACTAATGCACAAACTAACGCTGTTTTCCCAAGTCTTTTAGATCATATCGCAAGATCATTCCTCTTTCTTGTGCAATGGGGGTTGTCTTATATcataatgttattattcatgTATTATAATGgttatatcatcattagtTGTGGATTAGGTGCTTTGTTCGGAAGATTAATCTTCAATTACGAACCATTAGCTACCTTTAATAGTAGTTCAATTGACGGTAATCTTGCCCATGATAAAGAAAGTAATGACAGGAAATGTTGTTTCTAG